The Lysobacter capsici genome has a segment encoding these proteins:
- a CDS encoding methionine ABC transporter ATP-binding protein, with translation MIEFQQVHKSFRVGGNEVSALQPLDLRIVEGEVFGIIGHSGAGKSTLIRMINGLERPSGGRLLVDGEDPSVLDPAGLRALRRRIGMIFQHFNLLSSRTVAANVAFPLELAGTPQGEIASRVAELLARVGLNDHANKYPAQLSGGQKQRVGIARALACRPRILLCDEATSALDPQTTASVLALLAQINRELGLTIVLITHEMEVIRRVCDRVAVLDAGHLVESGTVADVFLHPRHPTTRRFVSEAEHVNEGALHSDFAAVAGRLLRLTFLGQHTYEPLLGRIARETGVDYNILAGRIDRIKDMPYGQLTISLVGGDSDAAIAALNAAGVHIEEIAR, from the coding sequence ATGATCGAATTCCAGCAGGTCCACAAATCGTTCCGCGTCGGCGGCAACGAGGTTTCGGCGTTGCAACCGCTCGATCTGCGGATCGTCGAAGGCGAGGTGTTCGGCATCATCGGCCATTCGGGCGCCGGCAAATCCACCCTGATCCGGATGATCAACGGCCTGGAGCGCCCCAGCGGCGGCCGCCTGCTGGTCGACGGCGAGGACCCGAGCGTGCTCGACCCCGCCGGGCTGCGCGCGCTGCGCCGGCGCATCGGCATGATCTTCCAGCATTTCAATCTGCTGTCCTCGCGCACGGTCGCGGCGAACGTGGCGTTTCCGCTCGAACTGGCCGGCACGCCGCAGGGCGAAATCGCCAGCCGCGTCGCCGAGCTGCTGGCGCGCGTGGGCCTGAACGATCACGCCAACAAATACCCCGCGCAATTGTCCGGCGGGCAGAAACAACGCGTCGGCATCGCCCGCGCGCTGGCCTGCCGGCCGCGCATCCTGCTGTGCGACGAAGCCACCAGCGCGCTCGATCCGCAGACCACCGCCTCGGTGCTGGCGCTGCTGGCGCAGATCAACCGCGAGCTCGGGCTCACCATCGTGCTGATCACCCACGAGATGGAAGTCATCCGCCGGGTCTGCGACCGCGTCGCCGTGCTCGACGCCGGCCATCTGGTCGAAAGCGGCACGGTCGCCGACGTGTTCCTGCATCCGCGCCATCCGACCACGCGCCGCTTCGTGTCCGAAGCCGAGCACGTCAACGAAGGCGCGCTGCACAGCGATTTCGCCGCGGTCGCCGGGCGCCTGTTGCGCCTGACCTTCCTCGGCCAGCACACCTACGAGCCGCTGCTCGGCCGCATCGCGCGCGAGACCGGGGTCGACTACAACATCCTCGCCGGCCGCATCGACCGCATCAAGGACATGCCGTATGGGCAACTCACCATCTCCCTGGTCGGCGGCGACAGCGACGCGGCGATCGCGGCGTTGAACGCGGCCGGCGTGCATATCGAGGAGATCGCGCGATGA
- a CDS encoding methionine ABC transporter permease, with the protein MTPNTGWFAHLDAGKWAEIGQATLDTLLMLAGALPLTLAIGLPLGIALFLTAPRQLRAQPRLYAALSLVINILRSVPFIILMIVMIPLTLSVMGTSLGVRGAILPLVIGAAPFYARLVETALREVDRGIIEACQAMGATTRQIVLRALLPEALPGLIAGATVTTVALIGYTAMGGAIGSGGLGDLAYRDGYLRSHTDVAFVTVLLLLLLVQALQTLGDKLVARFSRR; encoded by the coding sequence ATGACGCCGAACACCGGTTGGTTCGCCCATCTCGACGCGGGCAAGTGGGCCGAGATCGGCCAGGCCACGCTCGACACCTTGCTGATGCTGGCCGGCGCGTTGCCGCTGACCCTGGCGATCGGCCTGCCGCTGGGCATCGCCTTGTTCCTGACCGCGCCGCGTCAGTTGCGCGCGCAGCCGCGCCTATACGCCGCGCTGTCGTTGGTCATCAATATTCTGCGCTCGGTGCCGTTCATCATCTTGATGATCGTGATGATCCCGTTGACCTTGTCGGTCATGGGCACCTCGCTCGGCGTGCGCGGCGCGATCCTGCCGCTGGTCATCGGCGCGGCGCCGTTCTACGCGCGCCTGGTCGAGACCGCGCTGCGCGAAGTCGATCGCGGCATCATCGAGGCCTGCCAGGCGATGGGCGCGACCACCCGCCAGATCGTGCTGCGCGCGTTGTTGCCCGAGGCCTTGCCGGGGTTGATCGCCGGCGCCACCGTCACCACCGTGGCCTTGATCGGTTATACCGCCATGGGCGGCGCGATCGGCTCCGGCGGGCTGGGCGATCTGGCCTACCGCGACGGCTATCTGCGCTCGCATACCGACGTGGCGTTCGTGACGGTGCTGTTGTTGCTGCTGCTGGTGCAGGCGCTGCAGACCCTGGGCGACAAGCTGGTCGCGCGTTTCAGCCGCCGCTGA
- a CDS encoding MetQ/NlpA family ABC transporter substrate-binding protein, with protein sequence MKKLLALLLLATVGLGGCGSSGTASSKLTVAATAVPHAEILEVVKPLLAKEGVELDVRVFNDYVQPNDQVAQKLIDVSYFETEPYLNAYNKSRGTQLTTIVGVHIEPFGAYSRKFKSLQELPSGADVAIPNDPSNNSRALILLHKAGVIQLRDPTDSLATLRDITSNPKQLKFRELDSAMLPRVLSQVDLALINTNYALDAGLDPTKDALAIEGSDSPYVNFLVGRPDNLKDPRVLKLAAALTSPQVKDFITKKYRGAVLPAF encoded by the coding sequence ATGAAAAAGCTTCTTGCGCTGTTGCTGCTCGCCACCGTCGGGCTCGGCGGCTGCGGTTCGTCCGGCACGGCGTCGTCGAAACTCACCGTCGCGGCCACCGCGGTGCCGCACGCGGAGATCCTCGAAGTGGTCAAGCCGTTGCTGGCCAAGGAGGGCGTCGAGCTCGACGTGCGCGTGTTCAACGACTATGTGCAGCCCAACGACCAGGTCGCGCAGAAGCTCATCGACGTGAGCTATTTCGAGACCGAGCCGTATCTGAACGCTTACAACAAGAGCCGCGGCACCCAGCTGACCACCATCGTCGGCGTGCATATCGAGCCGTTCGGCGCGTACTCGCGCAAGTTCAAGTCGCTGCAGGAGCTGCCCAGCGGCGCCGACGTGGCGATCCCGAACGACCCGAGCAACAACAGCCGCGCGCTGATCCTGCTGCACAAGGCCGGGGTGATCCAGTTGCGCGATCCGACCGATTCGCTGGCGACGCTGCGCGACATCACCTCCAACCCGAAGCAGCTCAAGTTCCGCGAACTCGACTCGGCGATGCTGCCGCGCGTGCTCAGCCAGGTCGACCTGGCCTTGATCAATACCAACTACGCGCTCGACGCGGGCCTGGACCCTACCAAGGATGCGCTGGCGATCGAGGGCTCCGATTCGCCGTACGTGAACTTCCTGGTCGGCCGTCCCGACAACCTCAAGGACCCGCGCGTGCTCAAGCTGGCGGCCGCGCTGACCAGCCCGCAGGTCAAGGACTTCATCACCAAGAAATACCGCGGCGCGGTGTTGCCGGCGTTCTGA
- a CDS encoding VOC family protein, producing the protein MDISIHASFLPHNDADAALAFYRDILGFEVRKDVAFGGMRWITVGPVNQPATSIVLHPPAASPGITDEERRTIAEMMAKGTYAIITLATPDLDGAFARLQAGGAEIVQEPIDQPYGVRDCAVRDPSGNLIRINQLR; encoded by the coding sequence ATGGACATCAGCATTCACGCGAGTTTTCTCCCCCACAACGACGCCGACGCCGCGCTGGCGTTCTATCGCGACATTCTCGGTTTCGAGGTCCGCAAGGACGTCGCCTTCGGCGGCATGCGCTGGATCACGGTCGGCCCGGTCAACCAGCCGGCCACCTCGATCGTGCTGCATCCGCCGGCGGCCAGCCCCGGCATCACCGACGAGGAACGCCGCACCATCGCCGAGATGATGGCCAAGGGCACCTACGCCATCATCACCCTCGCCACGCCCGACCTCGACGGCGCGTTCGCCCGCCTGCAAGCCGGCGGCGCCGAGATCGTGCAGGAGCCGATCGACCAGCCCTACGGCGTGCGCGACTGCGCGGTGCGCGATCCCTCGGGCAATCTGATCCGCATCAATCAGCTGCGCTGA
- a CDS encoding helix-turn-helix transcriptional regulator, whose product MTCPPTEAVYLRDLARLRRVRDRIDRDYAQPLDVEALASGVGMSAGHLSRQFRLAYGESPYSYLMTRRIERAMALLDRGDLSVTEVCFEVGCSSLGTFSTRFTELVGVAPSVYKQRAERASEGLPPCVAKQVARPIRNREAPGGGST is encoded by the coding sequence ATGACCTGCCCGCCCACCGAAGCCGTGTACCTGCGCGATCTCGCGCGGCTGCGCCGCGTCCGCGACCGGATCGACCGCGACTACGCGCAACCGCTGGACGTCGAGGCGCTCGCCAGCGGCGTGGGCATGTCGGCCGGGCATCTGAGCCGCCAGTTCCGCCTCGCCTACGGCGAATCGCCCTATTCCTATCTGATGACCCGGCGCATCGAGCGCGCGATGGCGCTGCTCGACCGCGGCGACCTCAGCGTCACCGAGGTCTGCTTCGAAGTCGGCTGCTCATCGCTGGGCACTTTCAGCACCCGCTTCACCGAACTGGTCGGGGTGGCGCCCAGCGTCTACAAACAGCGGGCGGAACGCGCGAGCGAGGGCCTGCCGCCGTGCGTGGCGAAGCAGGTGGCGCGACCGATCAGGAATCGAGAAGCGCCCGGCGGCGGCTCGACCTAG